Proteins encoded in a region of the Oncorhynchus clarkii lewisi isolate Uvic-CL-2024 chromosome 18, UVic_Ocla_1.0, whole genome shotgun sequence genome:
- the LOC139373451 gene encoding bromodomain-containing protein 2-like isoform X2, with protein METAINPPHDSSLGGVDVGLHGVMAMEQGPPGPGKRIRKPSLLFEGFEGPPLLPHGQAPPSGSPRPLVYDTNRQGRATNQLQFLQRAMMKYLWRHHFAWPFHEPVDASKLSLPDYHKIIKQPMDMGTIKRRLESNYYRSASECMQDFNTMFTNCYIYNKPTDDIVLMAQSLEKAFLQKVAQMPQEEIELPPPPPRGKPGKPGRGRRATVPGGVTTAHQVPAVSQSAYSPPTPDTPESLLSTPPQTLLAKSLPLTLHSTPAMLSLPPTQPTAKKKGVKRKADTTTPTTMAMPITVGVGGIGMGMAGGPDSPLTLTSLGVGHGLGLGMGIGMGIGMGRGRGTAGAKAPAGRRGVSGRPIKPPKKDLPDSVQLQPVRRGKLGQQLRYCNGILKELLSKKHAAYAWPFYKPVDASMLGLHDYHDIIKQPMDLSTIKRKMDSREYRDAQQFAGDVRIMYSNCYKYNPPDHDVVAMARKLQDVFEFCFAKMPDEPAAPPASMGGRSSSSSSSSSSSSESDPSSESESDSSPSSDSEEERAHRLAELQEQVCTQSLTVSSPWSHQLKAVHEQLAALSQGPIVKPKRKREKKDKKKKKKPEKHRGSRVPVEEDIPIRPAKMPKVTKMPKMSKTPKSSKGGSTQGKRSTGKKSNKSKSSKKSQAVTLSMHQMSAAAMLPHYDSEEEDEVSPMSYDEKRQLSLDINKLPGEKLGRVVHIIQAREPSLRDTNPEEIEIDFETLKPSTLRELERYVMTCLRKKPRKPYGKKGGAGKSREELALEKQLELEQRLLDVSGQLNSGKKPQKTKEKPSAVEPHAVASRLSASSSSSDSSSSSSSSSSDTSDSD; from the exons ATGGAGACGGCCATAAACCCGCCCCATGACAG CTCCCTGGGCGGGGTCGACGTAGGCCTGCATGGCGTCATGGCGATGGAGCAGGGCCCGCCGGGCCCCGGAAAGCGCATCCGGAAACCGTCACTGCTGTTCGAGGGATTCGAGGGCCCGCCGTTGCTCCCCCACGGGCAAGCTCCCCCCTCTGGGTCACCACGGCCCCTAGTGTACGACACGAACCGGCAGGGCCGCGCCACCAACCAGCTGCAGTTCCTCCAGAGAGCCATGATGAAGTACCTGTGGAGGCACCACTTCGCATGGCCCTTCCATGAGCCTGTGGACGCCTCCAAGCTCAGCCTGCCT GACTATCACAAGATCATCAAACAGCCCATGGACATGGGGACCATCAAGCGGCGCCTGGAGAGCAACTACTACCGCAGCGCCAGCGAGTGCATGCAGGACTTCAACACCATGTTCACCAACTGCTACATCTACAATAAG CCAACAGATGATATTGTTCTGATGGCCCAGTCCCTGGAGAAAGCTTTCCTTCAGAAGGTTGCCCAGATGCCCCAGGAGGAGATAGAACTGCCCCCTCCTCCACCACGGGGAAAACCGGGCAAGCCAGGCAGAGGACGCAGGGCCACAG TACCAGGAGGAGTGACGACTGCTCACCAGGTCCCGGCAGTGTCCCAGTCCGCGTACTCCCCCCCCACGCCGGACACCCCAGAGTCGCTGCTCTCCACCCCCCCACAGACGCTCCTGGCCAAGAGCCTACCTCTCACCCTCCACAGTACTCCTGCTATGCTAAGCTTACCCCCCACACAGCCCACAGCCAAG AAAAAGGGAGTGAAGCGGAAAGCagacaccaccacccccaccaccatggCCATGCCCATCACCGTGGGCGTTGGCGGGATTGGCATGGGCATGGCCGGCGGGCCCGACTCCCCGTTGACACTCACCTCGCTGGGGGTAGGCCATGGCCTGGGGCTCGGCATGGGCATAGGGATGGGTATTGGTATGGGCCGCGGCAGAGGCACGGCGGGCGCCAAAGCACCTGCAGGGAGGCGGGGAGTCAGCGGGCGCCCTATCAAGCCGCCGAAAAAGGACCTGCCGGATTCTGTGCAGCTCCAGCCGGTGCGGCGCGGCAAACTGGGCCAGCAGCTCCGGTACTGCAACGGGATTCTCAAAGAGCTGCTGTCCAAGAAACACGCGGCGTACGCCTGGCCTTTCTACAAACCAGTGGACGCCTCCATGCTGGGCCTACACGACTACCACGACATCATCAAGCAGCCCATGGACCTCAGCACCATCAAG AGGAAAATGGACAGTCGAGAGTACCGGGACGCCCAGCAGTTTGCCGGCGACGTGAGGATAATGTACTCTAACTGCTACAAGTACAACCCTCCAGACCATGACGTGGTAGCCATGGCACGCAAACTACAG gaCGTCTTTGAGTTCTGCTTTGCCAAGATGCCCGACGAGCCTGCGGCCCCTCCCGCTTCCATGGGTGGGCGCTCctcatcttcttcctcttcctcctcgtcctcGTCTGAGAGCGACCccagcagcgagagcgagagcgacagcAGCCCCAGCTCGGACAGCGAGGAGGAGCGAGCACACCGCCTGGCCGAGCTGCAGGAACAGGTGTGTACACAG TCACTGACCGTGTCCTCTCCATGGTCCCATCAGCTGAAAGCAGTTCATGAGCAACTGGCAGCACTCTCCCAGGGCCCCATCGTCAAGcctaagaggaagagagagaagaaggacaagaagaagaagaagaagcccgAGAAGCATCGGGGAAGCCGGGTACCAGTCGAAGAGGATATACCCATCCGGCCGGCTAAAATGCCCAAGGTCACCAAGATGCCGAAGATGTCGAAGACACCCAAGAGCAGCAAAGGGGGCTCCACACAGGGCAAGAGGAGCACTGGCAAGAAGAGCAACAAGAGCAA gtcctccaagaagTCTCAGGCAGTGACGCTCAGCATGCACCAGATGAGCGCTGCCGCCATGCTCCCCCACTACGACTccgaggaggaggacgaggtgtCGCCCATGAGCTACGACGAGAAGCGCCAGCTCAGCCTGGACATCAACAAGCTGCCCGGGGAGAAGCTGGGCCGCGTGGTTCACATCATCCAGGCACGCGAGCCTTCGCTGCGCGATACCAACCCAGAGGAGATCGAGATCGACTTTGAGACGCTCAAGCCGTCCACGCTGCGCGAGCTGGAACGTTACGTCATGACCTGCCTCCGCAAGAAGCCTCGCAAGCCCTATG GGAAGAAAGGTGGAGCAGGGAAGTCCCGGGAGGAGTTGGCTCTGGAGAAGCAGTTGGAACTAGAGCAGAGGTTGCTGGATGTCAGCGGGCAGCTCAACTCTGGCAAGAAGCCTCAGAAAACCAAAG
- the LOC139373451 gene encoding bromodomain-containing protein 2-like isoform X5, which translates to METAINPPHDSSLGGVDVGLHGVMAMEQGPPGPGKRIRKPSLLFEGFEGPPLLPHGQAPPSGSPRPLVYDTNRQGRATNQLQFLQRAMMKYLWRHHFAWPFHEPVDASKLSLPDYHKIIKQPMDMGTIKRRLESNYYRSASECMQDFNTMFTNCYIYNKPTDDIVLMAQSLEKAFLQKVAQMPQEEIELPPPPPRGKPGKPGRGRRATVPGGVTTAHQVPAVSQSAYSPPTPDTPESLLSTPPQTLLAKSLPLTLHSTPAMLSLPPTQPTAKKKGVKRKADTTTPTTMAMPITVGVGGIGMGMAGGPDSPLTLTSLGVGHGLGLGMGIGMGIGMGRGRGTAGAKAPAGRRGVSGRPIKPPKKDLPDSVQLQPVRRGKLGQQLRYCNGILKELLSKKHAAYAWPFYKPVDASMLGLHDYHDIIKQPMDLSTIKRKMDSREYRDAQQFAGDVRIMYSNCYKYNPPDHDVVAMARKLQDVFEFCFAKMPDEPAAPPASMGGRSSSSSSSSSSSSESDPSSESESDSSPSSDSEEERAHRLAELQEQLKAVHEQLAALSQGPIVKPKRKREKKDKKKKKKPEKHRGSRVPVEEDIPIRPAKMPKVTKMPKMSKTPKSSKGGSTQGKRSTGKKSNKSKSSKKSQAVTLSMHQMSAAAMLPHYDSEEEDEVSPMSYDEKRQLSLDINKLPGEKLGRVVHIIQAREPSLRDTNPEEIEIDFETLKPSTLRELERYVMTCLRKKPRKPYGKKGGAGKSREELALEKQLELEQRLLDVSGQLNSGKKPQKTKEKPSAVEPHAVASRLSASSSSSDSSSSSSSSSSDTSDSD; encoded by the exons ATGGAGACGGCCATAAACCCGCCCCATGACAG CTCCCTGGGCGGGGTCGACGTAGGCCTGCATGGCGTCATGGCGATGGAGCAGGGCCCGCCGGGCCCCGGAAAGCGCATCCGGAAACCGTCACTGCTGTTCGAGGGATTCGAGGGCCCGCCGTTGCTCCCCCACGGGCAAGCTCCCCCCTCTGGGTCACCACGGCCCCTAGTGTACGACACGAACCGGCAGGGCCGCGCCACCAACCAGCTGCAGTTCCTCCAGAGAGCCATGATGAAGTACCTGTGGAGGCACCACTTCGCATGGCCCTTCCATGAGCCTGTGGACGCCTCCAAGCTCAGCCTGCCT GACTATCACAAGATCATCAAACAGCCCATGGACATGGGGACCATCAAGCGGCGCCTGGAGAGCAACTACTACCGCAGCGCCAGCGAGTGCATGCAGGACTTCAACACCATGTTCACCAACTGCTACATCTACAATAAG CCAACAGATGATATTGTTCTGATGGCCCAGTCCCTGGAGAAAGCTTTCCTTCAGAAGGTTGCCCAGATGCCCCAGGAGGAGATAGAACTGCCCCCTCCTCCACCACGGGGAAAACCGGGCAAGCCAGGCAGAGGACGCAGGGCCACAG TACCAGGAGGAGTGACGACTGCTCACCAGGTCCCGGCAGTGTCCCAGTCCGCGTACTCCCCCCCCACGCCGGACACCCCAGAGTCGCTGCTCTCCACCCCCCCACAGACGCTCCTGGCCAAGAGCCTACCTCTCACCCTCCACAGTACTCCTGCTATGCTAAGCTTACCCCCCACACAGCCCACAGCCAAG AAAAAGGGAGTGAAGCGGAAAGCagacaccaccacccccaccaccatggCCATGCCCATCACCGTGGGCGTTGGCGGGATTGGCATGGGCATGGCCGGCGGGCCCGACTCCCCGTTGACACTCACCTCGCTGGGGGTAGGCCATGGCCTGGGGCTCGGCATGGGCATAGGGATGGGTATTGGTATGGGCCGCGGCAGAGGCACGGCGGGCGCCAAAGCACCTGCAGGGAGGCGGGGAGTCAGCGGGCGCCCTATCAAGCCGCCGAAAAAGGACCTGCCGGATTCTGTGCAGCTCCAGCCGGTGCGGCGCGGCAAACTGGGCCAGCAGCTCCGGTACTGCAACGGGATTCTCAAAGAGCTGCTGTCCAAGAAACACGCGGCGTACGCCTGGCCTTTCTACAAACCAGTGGACGCCTCCATGCTGGGCCTACACGACTACCACGACATCATCAAGCAGCCCATGGACCTCAGCACCATCAAG AGGAAAATGGACAGTCGAGAGTACCGGGACGCCCAGCAGTTTGCCGGCGACGTGAGGATAATGTACTCTAACTGCTACAAGTACAACCCTCCAGACCATGACGTGGTAGCCATGGCACGCAAACTACAG gaCGTCTTTGAGTTCTGCTTTGCCAAGATGCCCGACGAGCCTGCGGCCCCTCCCGCTTCCATGGGTGGGCGCTCctcatcttcttcctcttcctcctcgtcctcGTCTGAGAGCGACCccagcagcgagagcgagagcgacagcAGCCCCAGCTCGGACAGCGAGGAGGAGCGAGCACACCGCCTGGCCGAGCTGCAGGAACAG CTGAAAGCAGTTCATGAGCAACTGGCAGCACTCTCCCAGGGCCCCATCGTCAAGcctaagaggaagagagagaagaaggacaagaagaagaagaagaagcccgAGAAGCATCGGGGAAGCCGGGTACCAGTCGAAGAGGATATACCCATCCGGCCGGCTAAAATGCCCAAGGTCACCAAGATGCCGAAGATGTCGAAGACACCCAAGAGCAGCAAAGGGGGCTCCACACAGGGCAAGAGGAGCACTGGCAAGAAGAGCAACAAGAGCAA gtcctccaagaagTCTCAGGCAGTGACGCTCAGCATGCACCAGATGAGCGCTGCCGCCATGCTCCCCCACTACGACTccgaggaggaggacgaggtgtCGCCCATGAGCTACGACGAGAAGCGCCAGCTCAGCCTGGACATCAACAAGCTGCCCGGGGAGAAGCTGGGCCGCGTGGTTCACATCATCCAGGCACGCGAGCCTTCGCTGCGCGATACCAACCCAGAGGAGATCGAGATCGACTTTGAGACGCTCAAGCCGTCCACGCTGCGCGAGCTGGAACGTTACGTCATGACCTGCCTCCGCAAGAAGCCTCGCAAGCCCTATG GGAAGAAAGGTGGAGCAGGGAAGTCCCGGGAGGAGTTGGCTCTGGAGAAGCAGTTGGAACTAGAGCAGAGGTTGCTGGATGTCAGCGGGCAGCTCAACTCTGGCAAGAAGCCTCAGAAAACCAAAG
- the LOC139373451 gene encoding bromodomain-containing protein 2-like isoform X1 translates to METAINPPHDSSLGGVDVGLHGVMAMEQGPPGPGKRIRKPSLLFEGFEGPPLLPHGQAPPSGSPRPLVYDTNRQGRATNQLQFLQRAMMKYLWRHHFAWPFHEPVDASKLSLPDYHKIIKQPMDMGTIKRRLESNYYRSASECMQDFNTMFTNCYIYNKPTDDIVLMAQSLEKAFLQKVAQMPQEEIELPPPPPRGKPGKPGRGRRATVPGGVTTAHQVPAVSQSAYSPPTPDTPESLLSTPPQTLLAKSLPLTLHSTPAMLSLPPTQPTAKKKGVKRKADTTTPTTMAMPITVGVGGIGMGMAGGPDSPLTLTSLGVGHGLGLGMGIGMGIGMGRGRGTAGAKAPAGRRGVSGRPIKPPKKDLPDSVQLQPVRRGKLGQQLRYCNGILKELLSKKHAAYAWPFYKPVDASMLGLHDYHDIIKQPMDLSTIKRKMDSREYRDAQQFAGDVRIMYSNCYKYNPPDHDVVAMARKLQDVFEFCFAKMPDEPAAPPASMGGRSSSSSSSSSSSSESDPSSESESDSSPSSDSEEERAHRLAELQEQVCTQSLTVSSPWSHQLKAVHEQLAALSQGPIVKPKRKREKKDKKKKKKPEKHRGSRVPVEEDIPIRPAKMPKVTKMPKMSKTPKSSKGGSTQGKRSTGKKSNKSKSSKKSQAVTLSMHQMSAAAMLPHYDSEEEDEVSPMSYDEKRQLSLDINKLPGEKLGRVVHIIQAREPSLRDTNPEEIEIDFETLKPSTLRELERYVMTCLRKKPRKPYGKKGGAGKSREELALEKQLELEQRLLDVSGQLNSGKKPQKTKAEKPSAVEPHAVASRLSASSSSSDSSSSSSSSSSDTSDSD, encoded by the exons ATGGAGACGGCCATAAACCCGCCCCATGACAG CTCCCTGGGCGGGGTCGACGTAGGCCTGCATGGCGTCATGGCGATGGAGCAGGGCCCGCCGGGCCCCGGAAAGCGCATCCGGAAACCGTCACTGCTGTTCGAGGGATTCGAGGGCCCGCCGTTGCTCCCCCACGGGCAAGCTCCCCCCTCTGGGTCACCACGGCCCCTAGTGTACGACACGAACCGGCAGGGCCGCGCCACCAACCAGCTGCAGTTCCTCCAGAGAGCCATGATGAAGTACCTGTGGAGGCACCACTTCGCATGGCCCTTCCATGAGCCTGTGGACGCCTCCAAGCTCAGCCTGCCT GACTATCACAAGATCATCAAACAGCCCATGGACATGGGGACCATCAAGCGGCGCCTGGAGAGCAACTACTACCGCAGCGCCAGCGAGTGCATGCAGGACTTCAACACCATGTTCACCAACTGCTACATCTACAATAAG CCAACAGATGATATTGTTCTGATGGCCCAGTCCCTGGAGAAAGCTTTCCTTCAGAAGGTTGCCCAGATGCCCCAGGAGGAGATAGAACTGCCCCCTCCTCCACCACGGGGAAAACCGGGCAAGCCAGGCAGAGGACGCAGGGCCACAG TACCAGGAGGAGTGACGACTGCTCACCAGGTCCCGGCAGTGTCCCAGTCCGCGTACTCCCCCCCCACGCCGGACACCCCAGAGTCGCTGCTCTCCACCCCCCCACAGACGCTCCTGGCCAAGAGCCTACCTCTCACCCTCCACAGTACTCCTGCTATGCTAAGCTTACCCCCCACACAGCCCACAGCCAAG AAAAAGGGAGTGAAGCGGAAAGCagacaccaccacccccaccaccatggCCATGCCCATCACCGTGGGCGTTGGCGGGATTGGCATGGGCATGGCCGGCGGGCCCGACTCCCCGTTGACACTCACCTCGCTGGGGGTAGGCCATGGCCTGGGGCTCGGCATGGGCATAGGGATGGGTATTGGTATGGGCCGCGGCAGAGGCACGGCGGGCGCCAAAGCACCTGCAGGGAGGCGGGGAGTCAGCGGGCGCCCTATCAAGCCGCCGAAAAAGGACCTGCCGGATTCTGTGCAGCTCCAGCCGGTGCGGCGCGGCAAACTGGGCCAGCAGCTCCGGTACTGCAACGGGATTCTCAAAGAGCTGCTGTCCAAGAAACACGCGGCGTACGCCTGGCCTTTCTACAAACCAGTGGACGCCTCCATGCTGGGCCTACACGACTACCACGACATCATCAAGCAGCCCATGGACCTCAGCACCATCAAG AGGAAAATGGACAGTCGAGAGTACCGGGACGCCCAGCAGTTTGCCGGCGACGTGAGGATAATGTACTCTAACTGCTACAAGTACAACCCTCCAGACCATGACGTGGTAGCCATGGCACGCAAACTACAG gaCGTCTTTGAGTTCTGCTTTGCCAAGATGCCCGACGAGCCTGCGGCCCCTCCCGCTTCCATGGGTGGGCGCTCctcatcttcttcctcttcctcctcgtcctcGTCTGAGAGCGACCccagcagcgagagcgagagcgacagcAGCCCCAGCTCGGACAGCGAGGAGGAGCGAGCACACCGCCTGGCCGAGCTGCAGGAACAGGTGTGTACACAG TCACTGACCGTGTCCTCTCCATGGTCCCATCAGCTGAAAGCAGTTCATGAGCAACTGGCAGCACTCTCCCAGGGCCCCATCGTCAAGcctaagaggaagagagagaagaaggacaagaagaagaagaagaagcccgAGAAGCATCGGGGAAGCCGGGTACCAGTCGAAGAGGATATACCCATCCGGCCGGCTAAAATGCCCAAGGTCACCAAGATGCCGAAGATGTCGAAGACACCCAAGAGCAGCAAAGGGGGCTCCACACAGGGCAAGAGGAGCACTGGCAAGAAGAGCAACAAGAGCAA gtcctccaagaagTCTCAGGCAGTGACGCTCAGCATGCACCAGATGAGCGCTGCCGCCATGCTCCCCCACTACGACTccgaggaggaggacgaggtgtCGCCCATGAGCTACGACGAGAAGCGCCAGCTCAGCCTGGACATCAACAAGCTGCCCGGGGAGAAGCTGGGCCGCGTGGTTCACATCATCCAGGCACGCGAGCCTTCGCTGCGCGATACCAACCCAGAGGAGATCGAGATCGACTTTGAGACGCTCAAGCCGTCCACGCTGCGCGAGCTGGAACGTTACGTCATGACCTGCCTCCGCAAGAAGCCTCGCAAGCCCTATG GGAAGAAAGGTGGAGCAGGGAAGTCCCGGGAGGAGTTGGCTCTGGAGAAGCAGTTGGAACTAGAGCAGAGGTTGCTGGATGTCAGCGGGCAGCTCAACTCTGGCAAGAAGCCTCAGAAAACCAAAG
- the LOC139373451 gene encoding bromodomain-containing protein 2-like isoform X3, whose protein sequence is METAINPPHDSSLGGVDVGLHGVMAMEQGPPGPGKRIRKPSLLFEGFEGPPLLPHGQAPPSGSPRPLVYDTNRQGRATNQLQFLQRAMMKYLWRHHFAWPFHEPVDASKLSLPDYHKIIKQPMDMGTIKRRLESNYYRSASECMQDFNTMFTNCYIYNKPTDDIVLMAQSLEKAFLQKVAQMPQEEIELPPPPPRGKPGKPGRGRRATVPGGVTTAHQVPAVSQSAYSPPTPDTPESLLSTPPQTLLAKSLPLTLHSTPAMLSLPPTQPTAKKKGVKRKADTTTPTTMAMPITVGVGGIGMGMAGGPDSPLTLTSLGVGHGLGLGMGIGMGIGMGRGRGTAGAKAPAGRRGVSGRPIKPPKKDLPDSVQLQPVRRGKLGQQLRYCNGILKELLSKKHAAYAWPFYKPVDASMLGLHDYHDIIKQPMDLSTIKRKMDSREYRDAQQFAGDVRIMYSNCYKYNPPDHDVVAMARKLQDVFEFCFAKMPDEPAAPPASMGGRSSSSSSSSSSSSESDPSSESESDSSPSSDSEEERAHRLAELQEQVCTQLKAVHEQLAALSQGPIVKPKRKREKKDKKKKKKPEKHRGSRVPVEEDIPIRPAKMPKVTKMPKMSKTPKSSKGGSTQGKRSTGKKSNKSKSSKKSQAVTLSMHQMSAAAMLPHYDSEEEDEVSPMSYDEKRQLSLDINKLPGEKLGRVVHIIQAREPSLRDTNPEEIEIDFETLKPSTLRELERYVMTCLRKKPRKPYGKKGGAGKSREELALEKQLELEQRLLDVSGQLNSGKKPQKTKAEKPSAVEPHAVASRLSASSSSSDSSSSSSSSSSDTSDSD, encoded by the exons ATGGAGACGGCCATAAACCCGCCCCATGACAG CTCCCTGGGCGGGGTCGACGTAGGCCTGCATGGCGTCATGGCGATGGAGCAGGGCCCGCCGGGCCCCGGAAAGCGCATCCGGAAACCGTCACTGCTGTTCGAGGGATTCGAGGGCCCGCCGTTGCTCCCCCACGGGCAAGCTCCCCCCTCTGGGTCACCACGGCCCCTAGTGTACGACACGAACCGGCAGGGCCGCGCCACCAACCAGCTGCAGTTCCTCCAGAGAGCCATGATGAAGTACCTGTGGAGGCACCACTTCGCATGGCCCTTCCATGAGCCTGTGGACGCCTCCAAGCTCAGCCTGCCT GACTATCACAAGATCATCAAACAGCCCATGGACATGGGGACCATCAAGCGGCGCCTGGAGAGCAACTACTACCGCAGCGCCAGCGAGTGCATGCAGGACTTCAACACCATGTTCACCAACTGCTACATCTACAATAAG CCAACAGATGATATTGTTCTGATGGCCCAGTCCCTGGAGAAAGCTTTCCTTCAGAAGGTTGCCCAGATGCCCCAGGAGGAGATAGAACTGCCCCCTCCTCCACCACGGGGAAAACCGGGCAAGCCAGGCAGAGGACGCAGGGCCACAG TACCAGGAGGAGTGACGACTGCTCACCAGGTCCCGGCAGTGTCCCAGTCCGCGTACTCCCCCCCCACGCCGGACACCCCAGAGTCGCTGCTCTCCACCCCCCCACAGACGCTCCTGGCCAAGAGCCTACCTCTCACCCTCCACAGTACTCCTGCTATGCTAAGCTTACCCCCCACACAGCCCACAGCCAAG AAAAAGGGAGTGAAGCGGAAAGCagacaccaccacccccaccaccatggCCATGCCCATCACCGTGGGCGTTGGCGGGATTGGCATGGGCATGGCCGGCGGGCCCGACTCCCCGTTGACACTCACCTCGCTGGGGGTAGGCCATGGCCTGGGGCTCGGCATGGGCATAGGGATGGGTATTGGTATGGGCCGCGGCAGAGGCACGGCGGGCGCCAAAGCACCTGCAGGGAGGCGGGGAGTCAGCGGGCGCCCTATCAAGCCGCCGAAAAAGGACCTGCCGGATTCTGTGCAGCTCCAGCCGGTGCGGCGCGGCAAACTGGGCCAGCAGCTCCGGTACTGCAACGGGATTCTCAAAGAGCTGCTGTCCAAGAAACACGCGGCGTACGCCTGGCCTTTCTACAAACCAGTGGACGCCTCCATGCTGGGCCTACACGACTACCACGACATCATCAAGCAGCCCATGGACCTCAGCACCATCAAG AGGAAAATGGACAGTCGAGAGTACCGGGACGCCCAGCAGTTTGCCGGCGACGTGAGGATAATGTACTCTAACTGCTACAAGTACAACCCTCCAGACCATGACGTGGTAGCCATGGCACGCAAACTACAG gaCGTCTTTGAGTTCTGCTTTGCCAAGATGCCCGACGAGCCTGCGGCCCCTCCCGCTTCCATGGGTGGGCGCTCctcatcttcttcctcttcctcctcgtcctcGTCTGAGAGCGACCccagcagcgagagcgagagcgacagcAGCCCCAGCTCGGACAGCGAGGAGGAGCGAGCACACCGCCTGGCCGAGCTGCAGGAACAGGTGTGTACACAG CTGAAAGCAGTTCATGAGCAACTGGCAGCACTCTCCCAGGGCCCCATCGTCAAGcctaagaggaagagagagaagaaggacaagaagaagaagaagaagcccgAGAAGCATCGGGGAAGCCGGGTACCAGTCGAAGAGGATATACCCATCCGGCCGGCTAAAATGCCCAAGGTCACCAAGATGCCGAAGATGTCGAAGACACCCAAGAGCAGCAAAGGGGGCTCCACACAGGGCAAGAGGAGCACTGGCAAGAAGAGCAACAAGAGCAA gtcctccaagaagTCTCAGGCAGTGACGCTCAGCATGCACCAGATGAGCGCTGCCGCCATGCTCCCCCACTACGACTccgaggaggaggacgaggtgtCGCCCATGAGCTACGACGAGAAGCGCCAGCTCAGCCTGGACATCAACAAGCTGCCCGGGGAGAAGCTGGGCCGCGTGGTTCACATCATCCAGGCACGCGAGCCTTCGCTGCGCGATACCAACCCAGAGGAGATCGAGATCGACTTTGAGACGCTCAAGCCGTCCACGCTGCGCGAGCTGGAACGTTACGTCATGACCTGCCTCCGCAAGAAGCCTCGCAAGCCCTATG GGAAGAAAGGTGGAGCAGGGAAGTCCCGGGAGGAGTTGGCTCTGGAGAAGCAGTTGGAACTAGAGCAGAGGTTGCTGGATGTCAGCGGGCAGCTCAACTCTGGCAAGAAGCCTCAGAAAACCAAAG